A genomic region of Glycine max cultivar Williams 82 chromosome 15, Glycine_max_v4.0, whole genome shotgun sequence contains the following coding sequences:
- the LOC100812061 gene encoding aspartic proteinase CDR1 yields MSHSSCLTLVLLCLYNICFSEALKSGFSVEIIHRDSSRSPFYRATETQFQRVTNAVRRSMNRANHFNQISVYSNAVESPVTLLDDGDYLMSYSLGTPPFPVYGIVDTASDIIWVQCQLCETCYNDTSPMFDPSYSKTYKNLPCSSTTCKSVQGTSCSSDERKICEHTVNYKDGSHSQGDLIVETVTLGSYNDPFVHFPRTVIGCIRNTNVSFDSIGIVGLGGGPVSLVPQLSSSISKKFSYCLAPISDRSSKLKFGDAAMVSGDGTVSTRIVFKDWKKFYYLTLEAFSVGNNRIEFRSSSSRSSGKGNIIIDSGTTFTVLPDDVYSKLESAVADVVKLERAEDPLKQFSLCYKSTYDKVDVPVITAHFSGADVKLNALNTFIVASHRVVCLAFLSSQSGAIFGNLAQQNFLVGYDLQRKIVSFKPTDCTKQ; encoded by the coding sequence ATGTCTCATTCTTCATGTCTCACTCTTGTTTTACTGTGTCTTTACAACATCTGTTTCTCAGAGGCTCTCAAGAGTGGCTTCAGTGTGGAGATCATCCATCGTGACTCATCACGATCACCATTCTATCGTGCAACAGAAACTCAATTCCAACGAGTTACCAATGCTGTGCGTCGTTCCATGAACCGTGCCAATCATTTCAACCAAATTTCTGTCTACTCAAAtgcagttgaatctcctgtaaCACTACTAGATGATGGTGACTACTTGATGAGCTATTCACTTGGAACCCCACCATTCCCAGTTTATGGTATTGTTGATACAGCTAGTGACATAATCTGGGTGCAGTGTCAACTTTGTGAAACCTGTTACAACGACACCAGTCCTATGTTTGATCCTTCATATTCCAAAACCTACAAAAATCTTCCTTGCTCTTCTACTACATGTAAATCAGTGCAAGGTACCTCTTGCTCCTCTGATGAAAGGAAAATTTGTGAGCACACTGTTAACTATAAGGATGGATCACACTCACAAGGAGATCTTATTGTTGAGACCGTTACTTTAGGTTCCTATAATGACCCTTTTGTCCATTTTCCAAGAACTGTGATAGGATGCATACGTAACACTAATGTGTCATTTGATAGCATTGGTATAGTTGGCCTTGGAGGAGGACCTGTGTCCCTTGTGCCTCAATTGAGTTCTTCAATAAGTAAGAAATTTTCCTACTGTTTGGCACCAATATCTGACAGATCTAGCAAACTCAAATTTGGAGATGCTGCAATGGTTTCTGGGGATGGGACTGTCTCAACACGGATAGTCTTTAAAGATTGGAAAAAGTTTTACTATCTAACCTTGGAAGCATTTAGTGTGGGAAACAATAGAATAGAGTTCAGAAGCTCCTCATCTAGATCTAGTGGAAAGGGAAATATCATAATTGACTCAGGTACAACATTCACTGTTTTGCCAGATGATGTTTACTCAAAGTTGGAATCAGCAGTAGCAGATGTGGTTAAATTAGAACGTGCTGAGGATCCACTTAAACAGTTCAGCCTTTGCTATAAAAGTACATATGATAAAGTAGATGTACCAGTGATCACGGCACATTTTAGTGGTGCAGATGTCAAGTTAAATGCCCTCAACACCTTTATTGTAGCAAGTCATAGGGTAGTATGCCTGGCTTTCCTATCAAGTCAATCTGGTGCCATCTTTGGGAACTTGGCTCAGCAAAACTTCTTGGTTGGATATGACCTACAAAGGAAAATAGTCTCCTTTAAGCCCACAGATTGCACTAAGCAGTGA